From Pseudomonas sp. LS1212, the proteins below share one genomic window:
- a CDS encoding exo-alpha-sialidase has protein sequence MQSIKFKELTRSLGLVTIFAVFACAWWLKPDQPVAGFFVGGNQDSELNSVAAPFYTSRFVSSELDAFVHASSVTSLPNGDLMAVWFAGSREGAADVQVRGARYIASAAEWGEESVLATRESTQEATGKYIRKLGNPVIALAPDNRLWLFYVSVSIGGWAGSAINSMYSDDFGANWSRPKQLVTTPFLNISTLVRNSPVFHSDGAIGLPVYHEFLGKFAEYLYINPTGEVVDKFRISRGKHSLQPTVVPTGERSAVAMLRYAGDTHHKVLASRTEDAGQTWSAPYPLALANPNSSLAAIATPDHGLLVALNDLEEGRFRLRLMETDATLDFWTPVIDLDESPDPEGDPFTPEVYREIIGAKFLDSSGPRRQSLVEGFLAKLDQRVCKEHGCDFEYEYPNFIKSFDGRYHLVYSWNNSFIKHVSFNDAWLREQP, from the coding sequence ATGCAGTCGATTAAATTCAAAGAGCTCACCAGGAGCCTTGGTCTTGTCACGATTTTCGCTGTTTTTGCTTGCGCATGGTGGCTCAAGCCTGACCAACCGGTAGCCGGCTTTTTTGTCGGCGGCAACCAGGATTCGGAACTCAATAGCGTAGCGGCGCCTTTCTACACAAGTCGTTTCGTATCCTCCGAGCTAGACGCATTTGTGCACGCATCCTCGGTCACCTCATTGCCGAACGGCGATCTGATGGCTGTTTGGTTCGCAGGCTCGCGCGAAGGTGCGGCCGATGTGCAGGTACGCGGCGCACGCTATATTGCCAGCGCTGCCGAATGGGGTGAGGAGTCGGTCCTGGCTACCCGCGAATCGACCCAAGAGGCAACGGGCAAATATATTCGCAAGCTCGGCAACCCTGTGATTGCCTTGGCTCCAGACAACCGCCTCTGGCTGTTCTATGTTTCGGTATCCATCGGCGGTTGGGCGGGCAGCGCGATCAATTCCATGTACTCGGACGATTTCGGTGCCAACTGGTCGCGCCCCAAACAACTTGTGACTACGCCGTTCCTCAACATAAGCACCTTGGTCCGTAACTCACCGGTCTTTCACTCTGACGGCGCAATTGGTCTACCCGTCTATCACGAGTTCCTGGGTAAGTTCGCGGAGTATCTATACATAAACCCAACAGGTGAGGTGGTCGACAAATTCCGTATCAGCCGTGGCAAGCACTCGCTCCAACCTACCGTCGTACCCACAGGGGAACGGAGCGCGGTGGCGATGCTGCGTTACGCGGGTGATACCCACCACAAGGTTCTGGCGAGCCGGACGGAAGATGCCGGACAGACCTGGAGCGCCCCCTATCCGCTTGCCCTCGCCAACCCCAACTCGTCGCTGGCGGCAATTGCGACGCCTGATCACGGCTTGCTGGTAGCGCTCAATGACCTTGAAGAGGGACGATTTCGTCTCCGTCTGATGGAAACCGATGCCACCCTGGATTTCTGGACACCGGTGATAGATCTTGATGAGTCTCCAGACCCTGAAGGCGATCCCTTCACCCCCGAGGTCTACCGGGAAATCATCGGTGCAAAGTTCCTTGACTCCTCCGGCCCTCGTCGACAGTCGCTGGTTGAAGGTTTTCTGGCAAAACTTGATCAGCGCGTTTGCAAGGAGCACGGGTGCGATTTCGAGTACGAGTATCCCAACTTCATCAAGAGTTTTGATGGGCGGTACCACTTGGTTTACTCCTGGAACAACTCCTTCATAAAGCATGTCAGCTTCAATGACGCCTGGCTCAGGGAGCAACCCTAA
- a CDS encoding GNAT family N-acetyltransferase, producing the protein MNLTIRPATPADAPQILAFITELAIYEKAEREVVATVADIEKSLFSADATAKALICCLDDLPIAFAVYFFNYSTWQGRNGLYLEDLYVSSEHRGCGAGKLLLRHLARVACDSGCGRFEWSVLDWNQPAIDFYLSIGAQPQSEWVRYRMDGEALKNFAYSD; encoded by the coding sequence TTGAATCTGACCATTCGCCCGGCAACGCCTGCCGACGCCCCGCAAATCCTGGCGTTCATCACTGAACTGGCCATCTACGAAAAAGCCGAGCGCGAGGTCGTCGCCACGGTTGCCGACATCGAAAAGAGCCTGTTCAGCGCAGATGCCACCGCCAAGGCCTTGATCTGCTGCCTGGATGACCTGCCGATCGCCTTTGCCGTGTATTTCTTCAACTATTCCACCTGGCAGGGTCGCAACGGCCTGTACCTGGAAGACCTGTATGTTTCCAGCGAGCACCGTGGTTGTGGTGCGGGCAAGCTGTTGCTGCGCCATCTGGCTCGCGTCGCCTGTGACAGCGGTTGCGGCCGGTTCGAGTGGAGCGTGCTGGACTGGAACCAGCCGGCCATCGACTTTTACCTGTCGATTGGTGCACAACCTCAGTCGGAGTGGGTGCGTTACCGCATGGATGGCGAGGCACTGAAAAACTTCGCCTATTCAGACTAA
- a CDS encoding panthothenate synthetase, giving the protein MKMLLTVEFPHEPFNALVRAGTVGEIIRRILESIKPQATYFTEQDGMRCGLFVIDVQDPSDIPALAEPFFLNFQASCKFRIVMSPEDLQKAGLDGLGKKWG; this is encoded by the coding sequence ATGAAGATGCTACTGACGGTCGAGTTTCCCCACGAACCCTTCAACGCCCTCGTCCGAGCCGGGACGGTGGGCGAGATCATCAGGCGTATCCTGGAAAGCATCAAGCCGCAGGCTACCTACTTTACCGAGCAGGATGGAATGCGCTGTGGGCTCTTCGTGATCGATGTACAAGACCCGTCCGACATCCCCGCGCTTGCCGAACCCTTCTTTCTAAACTTCCAGGCCAGTTGCAAGTTCCGTATCGTGATGAGCCCGGAGGATCTGCAAAAGGCCGGTCTGGACGGGCTTGGGAAGAAATGGGGGTGA
- a CDS encoding GFA family protein has translation MHLEGSCHCGAVSFSLTSAHPYPYQRCYCSICRKTQGGGGYAINLAGDADSLKVRGSKHIAIYHAKIKGEGQRRAHTSSAERHFCKECGSALWLFSPEWPELIHPFASVIDTPLPVPPEHTHLMLDYKPEWVEVDAHKGDKQFGEFPEESIAQWHERLGLSRP, from the coding sequence ATGCATCTCGAAGGTTCCTGCCATTGCGGGGCGGTCAGCTTCAGCCTGACGAGCGCCCACCCTTATCCCTACCAACGCTGTTACTGCTCGATCTGCCGCAAGACCCAGGGCGGCGGTGGCTATGCCATCAACCTTGCCGGTGACGCCGACAGCCTCAAGGTACGTGGTAGCAAACACATCGCCATCTACCACGCGAAAATCAAAGGCGAAGGGCAGCGGCGCGCCCACACCAGCAGCGCCGAACGGCATTTCTGCAAGGAATGCGGCAGTGCCCTGTGGCTGTTCAGCCCCGAGTGGCCGGAGTTGATCCATCCCTTTGCCTCGGTCATCGACACGCCGCTGCCGGTGCCGCCGGAGCACACGCACCTGATGCTCGACTACAAGCCCGAGTGGGTGGAAGTGGACGCGCACAAGGGCGATAAACAGTTCGGCGAATTCCCCGAAGAGTCCATCGCCCAGTGGCATGAGCGACTGGGGCTCAGTCGCCCTTAG
- a CDS encoding thioredoxin family protein yields MSTVKPDVVSREQWLLARKQLLLNEKAFTHQRDELSAARRALPWVRIDKHYVFEGPAGQLTLADLFGGRSQLAIYHFMFAKGWTEGCPGCSFLADHFDGANLHLANHDVALVAVSHAPFAEFQAFKRRMGWQFDWVSSHGSSFNEDFQVSASAENVAAGEFIYNYEPNTGEEPELPGLSVFYRNESGEIFHTYSTYARGLDILVGAYNFLDLMPLGRNEGGTMDWVRHHDKYEGVKAGGQSCCH; encoded by the coding sequence ATGAGCACCGTAAAACCCGATGTGGTATCCCGAGAGCAATGGTTGCTGGCCCGCAAGCAGTTGCTGCTCAACGAGAAGGCCTTCACTCACCAGCGCGATGAGCTGAGCGCCGCCAGACGCGCCCTACCCTGGGTCAGGATCGACAAGCACTATGTGTTCGAAGGGCCCGCCGGGCAACTGACGCTGGCCGACCTGTTCGGCGGGCGCAGTCAGTTGGCGATCTACCATTTCATGTTTGCCAAGGGCTGGACCGAGGGTTGCCCGGGCTGTTCGTTCCTGGCCGACCATTTCGACGGTGCCAACCTGCACCTTGCCAATCACGACGTCGCGCTGGTGGCGGTTTCCCATGCGCCCTTCGCGGAGTTTCAGGCGTTCAAGCGACGCATGGGCTGGCAGTTCGACTGGGTGTCATCCCATGGCAGCAGTTTCAACGAGGACTTCCAGGTGTCGGCCAGCGCCGAGAATGTCGCTGCTGGCGAGTTCATCTACAACTACGAGCCCAATACCGGTGAAGAGCCAGAACTACCGGGGCTGAGCGTGTTTTATCGCAATGAATCGGGTGAGATTTTCCACACCTATTCGACCTATGCGCGCGGCTTGGATATTTTGGTGGGGGCTTATAATTTTCTCGATTTGATGCCCTTGGGCCGCAATGAGGGTGGGACGATGGATTGGGTGCGGCATCATGATAAATACGAAGGGGTGAAGGCTGGGGGGCAGAGTTGCTGTCATTGA
- a CDS encoding IS3 family transposase (programmed frameshift), with product MTKQRRSFSAEFKREAADLVLKQNYSYIEASRSLGVGESALRRWVEQVQKERQGVTPLSKALTPEQQKIQELEVRIARLEREKSIPKKGYRALDVGRSRAYALINQLSVHEPIDWLCKVFEVTRSCYYAQRLRRRTPDIERLRLRSRVNELFTESRSAAGSRSILSIMREDGEQLGRFKVRSLMRELDLVSKQPGSHAYKRATVERLDIPNILNREFDVSAPNQVWCGDITYIWAQGKWHYLAVVLDLCARRIVGWALSEKPDAELVIKALDMAYEQRGRPQGLLFHSDQGSQYGSRLFRQRLWRYRMRQSMSRRGNCWDNAPMERVFRSVKTEWIPTMGYRTAQEAQRDISHFLMHRYNWIRPHQFNGGLAPAQAEEKLNVVSGIS from the exons ATGACCAAACAACGCCGTTCCTTTTCCGCTGAATTCAAACGCGAGGCTGCCGACCTCGTGCTCAAGCAAAACTACAGCTACATCGAAGCCAGTCGTTCACTCGGCGTCGGCGAGTCGGCACTACGCCGCTGGGTTGAGCAGGTTCAGAAGGAGCGCCAAGGTGTCACCCCGCTAAGCAAAGCGCTGACCCCGGAGCAGCAGAAAATCCAGGAACTGGAAGTCCGGATCGCCCGCCTTGAACGGGAAAAATCGATAC CTAAAAAAGGCTACCGCGCTCTTGATGTCGGAAGATCACGAGCGTACGCGCTGATCAATCAGCTTAGCGTCCACGAGCCGATTGATTGGCTGTGCAAAGTGTTTGAAGTCACCCGCTCGTGTTACTACGCCCAGCGTCTCAGGCGCCGGACTCCTGATATTGAGCGGCTTCGGCTGCGCAGTCGGGTCAATGAACTGTTCACAGAAAGTCGTAGTGCTGCGGGCAGCCGCAGCATCTTGTCGATCATGCGTGAAGACGGCGAGCAACTGGGGCGATTTAAGGTACGCAGCTTGATGCGTGAGCTTGACCTCGTGAGCAAACAGCCAGGTTCTCATGCCTATAAACGAGCGACGGTCGAACGGTTGGATATCCCGAACATCTTGAATCGGGAGTTCGATGTCTCGGCCCCCAACCAAGTGTGGTGCGGCGACATCACCTACATTTGGGCCCAAGGGAAATGGCATTATCTGGCTGTTGTGCTAGATCTTTGCGCGCGCCGGATAGTGGGTTGGGCATTGTCGGAAAAGCCGGACGCCGAGCTGGTTATCAAGGCACTGGATATGGCCTATGAGCAACGAGGAAGACCTCAGGGCCTGCTGTTTCACTCGGATCAAGGGTCGCAGTATGGGAGTCGTTTATTTCGCCAGCGGCTGTGGCGTTATCGCATGCGCCAGAGCATGAGCCGCCGGGGTAATTGCTGGGACAATGCGCCGATGGAGCGTGTGTTTCGCAGCGTGAAAACTGAATGGATACCGACCATGGGCTACCGAACTGCTCAAGAAGCCCAGCGCGATATCAGCCATTTCTTGATGCATCGGTACAACTGGATTCGCCCCCATCAATTCAACGGTGGGCTGGCGCCAGCTCAGGCCGAAGAAAAACTTAACGTCGTGTCCGGGATTAGTTGA
- a CDS encoding polysaccharide deacetylase family protein, whose translation MNSRDLVGYGGCPPHPRWPGDARVAVQFVLNIEEGAESCILNGDARSEAYLHELPGRPPRMGEPDLSVEGMYEYGSRAGVWRILDLFGARGLPLTAFAVGRALELTPEIGHALCAAGHEIAGHGYRWLDYRDIPEDKERRHIHLTLEVIERICGKRPVGWYTGRVSQNTRRLLREDGGFLYSSDAYNDDLPYWLPGSPAHLVIPYTLVNNDARYLLPSGFACGEDFFQLLKDAFDLLWQEGALHPKMMSVGLHGRISGHPGRAMALARFLDYVQGHDRVWICRREEIARHWIAQFPV comes from the coding sequence ATGAACAGTCGCGACCTCGTCGGTTACGGCGGCTGCCCACCCCACCCGCGATGGCCCGGTGACGCGCGCGTCGCGGTCCAGTTCGTGCTCAACATCGAAGAGGGTGCGGAGTCGTGCATCCTCAACGGCGATGCCCGCTCGGAGGCCTATCTCCACGAACTACCGGGCCGCCCGCCGCGCATGGGGGAACCGGACTTGAGCGTCGAGGGCATGTACGAGTACGGATCGCGCGCGGGCGTGTGGCGCATCCTGGACCTGTTCGGCGCCCGAGGCCTGCCGCTCACCGCCTTCGCCGTCGGCCGGGCATTGGAACTCACCCCGGAGATCGGCCATGCGCTTTGCGCCGCCGGGCATGAGATTGCCGGGCATGGTTACCGTTGGCTGGACTATCGCGACATCCCGGAAGACAAAGAGCGGCGCCATATCCACCTCACTCTCGAGGTGATCGAGCGGATCTGCGGCAAACGCCCAGTAGGCTGGTACACCGGAAGGGTCAGCCAGAACACCCGCCGCCTGTTGCGCGAGGACGGCGGGTTCCTCTACAGTTCGGACGCCTACAACGATGACCTGCCCTACTGGCTCCCTGGCTCGCCCGCCCACCTGGTGATCCCCTACACCCTGGTCAACAACGACGCTCGCTATCTGCTGCCGAGCGGTTTCGCCTGCGGGGAAGACTTCTTCCAACTGCTCAAGGATGCGTTCGACCTGCTGTGGCAGGAGGGCGCACTACACCCGAAGATGATGAGCGTCGGCTTGCATGGACGGATCAGCGGCCATCCCGGACGCGCGATGGCGCTGGCGCGCTTTCTCGATTACGTGCAAGGCCATGACAGGGTTTGGATCTGCCGGCGCGAAGAGATTGCCAGGCACTGGATAGCCCAATTTCCCGTCTAG
- a CDS encoding GNAT family N-acetyltransferase: MSNQLVIRNMARPELDELVGWAAREGWNPGLHDAELFWATDPDAFIAADLGGELIGGGAITSYNGEFGFMGFFIVRPEYRGQGLGNTLWHARRERLLARLHPGASIGMDGVFAMQDYYAKGGFVFSHRNMRFRTEISKRPVTSRVDDQDIVPLASFLFDQVLDYDRTCFPAVRATFLSGWIAQPDALAVGCRREGRLSGYGVARRCREGYKIGPLFADDALAASALYARLANFAQGGPLFLDAPQNNPAAMALVQQLGMVEVFGCARMYFGPPPAIAHERVFGVTTFELG; encoded by the coding sequence ATGTCGAATCAACTGGTCATACGCAACATGGCCCGCCCCGAGCTGGACGAGCTCGTCGGTTGGGCAGCCCGCGAGGGATGGAATCCCGGCCTTCACGATGCCGAGCTGTTCTGGGCTACGGACCCTGACGCCTTCATTGCGGCGGACCTGGGCGGCGAGTTGATCGGCGGTGGTGCCATCACCTCCTACAACGGTGAATTCGGCTTCATGGGGTTCTTCATCGTCCGGCCCGAATATCGCGGCCAGGGCCTGGGCAATACCCTCTGGCACGCACGCCGCGAGCGACTTCTCGCCCGCCTGCACCCAGGCGCGAGCATCGGCATGGACGGTGTCTTCGCGATGCAGGATTACTACGCCAAGGGTGGTTTTGTCTTTTCCCATCGCAACATGCGTTTTCGTACCGAGATCAGCAAGCGGCCGGTGACCTCGCGGGTTGACGACCAGGACATCGTCCCCTTGGCCTCCTTCCTGTTCGATCAGGTGCTCGATTACGACCGCACCTGCTTCCCCGCCGTGCGCGCAACCTTCCTCAGTGGCTGGATAGCCCAACCCGATGCACTCGCCGTGGGTTGCCGGCGCGAAGGCAGGCTAAGCGGCTATGGGGTAGCAAGGCGCTGCCGGGAAGGCTACAAGATCGGCCCCTTGTTCGCCGATGACGCCCTGGCAGCCAGTGCCCTCTACGCGCGCCTGGCAAATTTTGCGCAGGGCGGCCCGCTGTTTCTCGATGCCCCGCAGAATAACCCCGCCGCAATGGCGCTCGTGCAGCAACTGGGCATGGTCGAGGTTTTCGGCTGTGCGCGCATGTACTTCGGCCCTCCTCCGGCGATCGCGCATGAGCGTGTCTTCGGCGTCACGACCTTCGAGCTGGGCTGA
- a CDS encoding response regulator transcription factor translates to MHKALIVDDHPVIRLAVRMLLERENLEVVGEADNGVDAVQMVRELTPDVVILDIGIPRLSGLEVIARLKHLTVSPRILVLTAQSANLYSKRCLQAGASGFITKGDDLGDLVSALHAVRKGYAYFPDLSYSNSRNDTMLFSEEQLFARLSDREVQVLKMLADGCKNKQIGEEIHLSPKTVSTYKTRIMTKLNVNSLVEMIDLAKRLMAM, encoded by the coding sequence ATGCACAAGGCGCTGATCGTCGACGACCATCCGGTGATCCGGCTCGCGGTCAGAATGTTGCTCGAACGGGAAAACCTCGAGGTGGTCGGTGAAGCCGACAATGGTGTCGATGCGGTCCAGATGGTTCGCGAACTGACACCCGACGTGGTCATCCTGGATATCGGCATCCCCCGGCTCAGCGGCCTGGAGGTCATCGCCCGGCTCAAGCACCTGACGGTGAGCCCACGCATTCTGGTATTGACCGCGCAGTCGGCCAACCTGTACAGCAAACGCTGCCTGCAGGCGGGTGCCTCGGGGTTCATCACCAAAGGCGACGATCTGGGCGATCTGGTCAGCGCGCTGCACGCGGTGAGAAAGGGTTATGCCTATTTCCCTGACCTGAGTTACTCCAATTCACGCAACGACACTATGCTGTTCAGCGAAGAACAGCTGTTCGCGCGCCTGTCGGACCGGGAAGTGCAAGTGCTCAAGATGCTGGCCGACGGCTGCAAGAACAAGCAGATCGGTGAAGAAATACATTTGAGCCCCAAGACCGTCAGCACCTACAAGACCCGGATCATGACCAAGCTCAATGTGAACTCGCTGGTGGAAATGATCGACCTGGCCAAACGCCTGATGGCCATGTGA
- the ggt gene encoding gamma-glutamyltransferase has protein sequence MTFEPLAKSLIATALAIGCTCALAASQAPVAAENGMVVTAQHLATRIGVDVLKDGGNAVDAAVAVGYALAVVYPAAGNLGGGGFMTIQLADGRKTFLDFREKAPLAATPNMYLDKDGNVIPELSTKGHLAVGVPGTVSGMELALEKYGTMKRAHVIAPAIKYAEDGFVLQQGDVDLLETATEVFRKDLKDSGSIFLSNGEPMKPGQKLVQKDLGKTLREIAAKGTDGFYKGWVAQAIVNSSQAGKGLITQADLDKYKTRELAPIECDYRGYHVVSAPPPSSGGVIICEILNILEGYPMPDLGYHSAQGLHYQIEAMRHAYVDRNSYLGDPDFVKNPLEHLLDKGYATKLRTAIEPQKAGISSEIKPGVAPHEGSNTTHYSIVDKSGNAVSVTYTLNDWFGAGVMASKTGVILNDEMDDFTAKVGVPNMYGLVQGEANAIAPGKAPLSSMSPTIVTKDGKTVMVVGTPGGSRIITATLLTMLNVIDYGMNIQEAVDAPRFHQQWLPEETNLETFAVSPDTRKILEGWGHKFAGPQDPNHIAAILVGAPSLGGKPVGNNRFYGANDPRRNTGLALGH, from the coding sequence ATGACATTCGAACCCTTGGCCAAATCGCTTATTGCAACGGCACTCGCTATTGGTTGCACCTGCGCACTCGCAGCTTCCCAAGCCCCGGTCGCCGCCGAGAACGGCATGGTGGTGACGGCCCAGCATCTGGCCACCCGCATCGGCGTCGATGTCCTCAAGGACGGAGGCAATGCAGTCGACGCTGCAGTAGCGGTCGGCTATGCCCTGGCAGTGGTCTACCCCGCAGCGGGCAACCTGGGCGGCGGCGGTTTCATGACGATCCAGCTGGCCGATGGCCGCAAGACCTTCCTGGACTTCCGCGAGAAGGCGCCCCTGGCGGCCACCCCCAACATGTACCTCGACAAGGACGGCAATGTCATCCCGGAGCTGAGCACCAAGGGCCACCTGGCCGTCGGCGTGCCGGGGACCGTGTCAGGCATGGAGTTGGCGCTGGAGAAGTACGGCACGATGAAGCGTGCCCATGTCATCGCGCCGGCGATCAAATATGCCGAAGACGGCTTCGTACTGCAGCAGGGCGATGTCGACCTGCTCGAAACCGCGACGGAAGTCTTCAGGAAGGACTTGAAGGACTCCGGCTCGATCTTCCTGAGCAACGGCGAGCCGATGAAGCCCGGCCAGAAGCTGGTGCAAAAGGACCTGGGCAAGACACTGCGGGAAATTGCCGCCAAGGGTACCGACGGCTTCTACAAGGGCTGGGTGGCCCAGGCGATTGTCAATTCGAGCCAGGCCGGCAAGGGTCTGATCACCCAGGCCGACCTCGATAAGTACAAGACCCGCGAACTCGCGCCGATCGAATGTGACTACCGCGGCTACCACGTGGTCTCGGCACCGCCGCCGAGCTCGGGTGGGGTCATCATTTGCGAGATATTGAACATCCTCGAGGGCTACCCGATGCCCGACCTGGGCTATCACTCGGCCCAGGGCCTGCATTACCAGATCGAGGCCATGCGTCACGCCTATGTCGACCGCAACAGCTACCTGGGTGACCCCGACTTCGTCAAAAACCCGCTGGAGCACCTGCTGGACAAAGGCTATGCCACGAAACTGCGCACCGCCATCGAGCCGCAAAAAGCCGGCATCTCCAGCGAAATCAAGCCCGGGGTGGCGCCGCACGAGGGCAGCAACACCACGCACTACTCGATCGTGGACAAATCGGGCAATGCGGTCTCGGTGACCTACACACTCAACGATTGGTTTGGCGCCGGGGTCATGGCCAGCAAGACCGGGGTCATCCTCAACGACGAGATGGACGACTTCACCGCCAAGGTGGGCGTGCCCAACATGTACGGCCTCGTGCAAGGGGAAGCCAACGCGATCGCTCCGGGCAAGGCACCACTGTCCTCGATGAGCCCGACCATCGTCACCAAGGACGGCAAAACCGTGATGGTTGTCGGCACGCCAGGCGGCAGTCGTATTATCACAGCGACGCTTCTGACCATGCTCAATGTGATCGACTACGGCATGAACATCCAGGAGGCGGTCGATGCGCCACGATTCCATCAACAGTGGTTGCCTGAAGAGACCAACCTCGAGACGTTCGCCGTCAGCCCCGACACCCGGAAAATCCTTGAAGGCTGGGGGCATAAGTTCGCCGGCCCGCAGGACCCCAACCATATTGCGGCGATCCTGGTCGGTGCGCCTTCGCTCGGCGGCAAACCGGTTGGCAACAACCGCTTCTATGGCGCGAACGATCCGCGGCGCAACACGGGGCTTGCGCTGGGCCATTGA
- the alr gene encoding alanine racemase — translation MPRFMLSTLTLSLALTAMMPVVNAAPLLDPAPEHPSAKNQSGEANTWLEIDQAAFEGNITKLQQQLAGKTQMCAVMKADAYGNGIALLIPSAIRMGVTCIGVASNEEARVARAKGFKGRLMRLRSATVEEVGNALRYNIEELVGNLEVARQLNELATRKGVKLPVHLALNSAGMGRNGLEMSTTEGQQQAVEVARLGHLNIVGIMTHFPVEEREDVLRGLATFKEQSGWLIEHAKLDRSRITLHCANTFTTLEVPEGWLDMVRPGAALYGYPVGGHDEFQRVMQFKSQVAAVNAYPAGSTISYDRTFTLSKDSLIANIPAGYSDGYRRAFSNKASVLIHGQRAPVIGKVTMNTLMVDVSGIKGVKAGDEVVLYGKQGDEEITQTELETINGALLADLYTIWGNSNPKVLKTR, via the coding sequence ATGCCACGTTTCATGCTCAGCACGCTGACGCTCTCTCTGGCTTTGACGGCAATGATGCCTGTGGTCAATGCCGCTCCTTTGCTCGATCCCGCGCCGGAACATCCGAGTGCCAAAAACCAATCGGGCGAGGCCAATACCTGGTTGGAGATCGATCAGGCCGCCTTCGAAGGGAACATCACCAAACTCCAGCAACAGCTCGCGGGTAAAACCCAGATGTGCGCGGTGATGAAAGCCGACGCTTATGGCAATGGCATTGCCTTGCTGATTCCTTCCGCCATCAGGATGGGCGTCACCTGTATCGGTGTGGCGAGCAACGAGGAGGCACGTGTTGCACGGGCCAAAGGCTTCAAGGGCCGTCTGATGCGTTTGCGCAGCGCCACTGTCGAGGAAGTGGGCAATGCGCTGCGCTACAACATCGAAGAACTGGTCGGCAATCTCGAGGTTGCGCGCCAGCTCAACGAACTGGCCACACGCAAAGGTGTGAAACTGCCCGTTCACCTGGCGCTGAATTCGGCGGGCATGGGCCGCAACGGTCTGGAAATGAGCACTACCGAGGGGCAACAACAGGCAGTGGAGGTCGCTCGACTGGGTCACCTGAATATTGTCGGCATCATGACCCACTTCCCGGTCGAAGAGCGAGAGGATGTTCTGCGCGGGCTGGCCACCTTCAAGGAGCAATCGGGCTGGCTGATCGAGCACGCAAAACTGGACCGCAGCCGAATCACCCTGCACTGCGCCAACACCTTCACCACCCTTGAGGTGCCCGAGGGCTGGCTGGATATGGTACGCCCCGGCGCCGCGCTCTATGGCTATCCGGTAGGCGGGCATGACGAATTTCAGCGGGTCATGCAATTCAAGTCGCAGGTAGCGGCGGTCAACGCCTACCCGGCCGGCAGCACGATCAGCTATGACCGAACCTTTACCTTGAGCAAAGACTCCTTGATCGCCAATATTCCCGCCGGTTACTCCGACGGGTATCGAAGAGCATTCTCCAACAAAGCTTCGGTGCTGATTCACGGTCAGCGTGCACCGGTGATAGGCAAGGTCACCATGAACACGCTGATGGTCGACGTCAGTGGCATCAAGGGTGTGAAGGCGGGAGATGAAGTCGTTCTGTACGGCAAGCAGGGTGATGAGGAGATTACCCAGACTGAGCTGGAGACCATCAACGGGGCGTTATTGGCCGACCTCTACACTATCTGGGGCAACTCCAATCCGAAAGTGTTGAAGACCAGGTAA